In the Helianthus annuus cultivar XRQ/B chromosome 11, HanXRQr2.0-SUNRISE, whole genome shotgun sequence genome, one interval contains:
- the LOC110887370 gene encoding uncharacterized protein LOC110887370, which translates to MAARWYPYYRFHGGIGDGCCGLAFRNTVDYTMARPLQLFDALDPINFQMTIDHGGFVNIPMIEPSCLPEEASSGTGVFLPAYPMRIRGRKGSTAKCCFFVFSGG; encoded by the exons ATGGCCGCGCGGTGGTACCCCTACTACCGTTTTCACGGCGGAATTGGTGATGGATGTTGTGGATTAGCTTTTCGTAATACTGTAGACTACACCATGGCTCGTCCGCTACAACTGTTTGATGCTTTGGATCCGATTAACTTTCAG ATGACAATTGATCATGGTGGCTTTGTGAACATTCCGATGATCGAACCATCATGTCTGCCGGAGGAGGCAAGCAGTGGAACCGGCGTGTTCTTACCGGCGTATCCGATGAGGATCCGTGGTAGAAAAG GCTCTACTGCAAAATGTtgcttttttgttttttctgGAGGATGA